Proteins co-encoded in one Candidatus Babeliales bacterium genomic window:
- the tuf gene encoding elongation factor Tu → MAREIFERKKPHVNVGTIGHVDHGKTTLTAAITKERASKGLADAKAFDQIDNAPEEKARGITIATSHVEYETDKRHYAHVDCPGHADYVKNMITGAAQMDGAILVVSAADGAMPQTREHILLARNVGVPAIVVFLNKVDMVDDPEMVEMVEEEVRDLLTKYGFPGDKIPFIKGSALKALEGDSSDLGMPAMARLMDALDSYIPEPERDIDKPLMMPVEGVFSISGRGTVATGRIERGKVKVGDEVEVVGFGESYKTTVTGVEMFRKTMTEAQAGDNVGLLLRGVKKEDIERGMVVAAPGSITPHRNFECDVYILTKEEGGRQTPFFSGYKPQFYFQTTDVTGIVTLPAGREMVMPGDHVSLSVQLIAPIAMEKDLRFAIREGGRTVGSGVVTKIIE, encoded by the coding sequence ATGGCAAGAGAAATTTTTGAACGTAAAAAACCCCATGTGAATGTGGGAACCATTGGTCACGTTGACCATGGTAAAACTACGTTGACCGCAGCGATTACCAAAGAGCGTGCATCAAAGGGATTAGCAGATGCTAAGGCATTTGATCAAATTGATAATGCGCCCGAAGAAAAAGCTCGTGGTATTACGATTGCAACCTCACACGTTGAATACGAAACTGATAAGCGTCACTATGCGCATGTTGACTGTCCTGGTCACGCTGACTATGTGAAGAACATGATTACCGGTGCTGCACAGATGGATGGTGCGATTTTGGTAGTATCTGCTGCCGATGGTGCTATGCCTCAAACTCGTGAGCATATTCTTCTTGCTCGTAACGTTGGCGTTCCTGCGATCGTTGTATTCCTTAACAAGGTTGACATGGTTGACGATCCTGAAATGGTTGAAATGGTCGAAGAAGAAGTGCGTGACTTATTGACTAAGTACGGCTTCCCAGGAGACAAGATTCCTTTTATTAAGGGTTCTGCTCTTAAGGCGCTTGAAGGCGATTCTAGCGATCTTGGTATGCCAGCAATGGCACGTTTGATGGATGCGCTTGATAGCTATATTCCTGAACCAGAACGTGATATCGATAAGCCGTTGATGATGCCTGTTGAAGGTGTGTTCTCGATTTCTGGTCGTGGTACAGTTGCTACCGGTCGTATTGAGCGTGGTAAAGTCAAAGTTGGTGACGAAGTTGAAGTTGTTGGTTTTGGCGAAAGCTATAAGACAACAGTTACCGGCGTTGAAATGTTCCGTAAGACCATGACCGAAGCGCAAGCTGGCGATAATGTTGGGTTGTTGCTTCGTGGTGTCAAAAAAGAAGATATCGAGCGTGGTATGGTGGTTGCAGCTCCTGGCTCAATTACTCCACATAGAAATTTCGAATGCGATGTGTATATCTTGACTAAAGAAGAAGGTGGACGTCAAACTCCATTCTTTTCAGGATATAAACCACAGTTTTACTTCCAAACCACAGACGTTACCGGGATTGTTACCTTGCCAGCAGGGCGTGAAATGGTAATGCCTGGTGATCACGTGTCGCTTTCCGTACAGTTGATTGCTCCTATTGCAATGGAAAAAGACTTACGGTTTGCAATTCGTGAAGGCGGGCGAACTGTTGGTTCGGGTGTTGTTACCAAGATTATTGAGTAA
- the rplD gene encoding 50S ribosomal protein L4, whose amino-acid sequence MSEETKQKMVEQAQSLAHVVTAKDVGAKASDKIEICPANIAVCVRVLRQGWRQGTVAVKSRSDLISRSNKKPWKQKGTGRARAGSPRSPLWRGGGVAHGPQERVKTLKVGKKMRNGVLSSVFWNQLEHGKIVRVDDSSLSVGTPKTAAAARLLRDAGLRDTKVTLFLKANDFLNQASFANIANVNTLFFDEANVYDLLARDTWVVLKKDFQAFKEMVKPWLSS is encoded by the coding sequence ATGAGTGAAGAGACTAAGCAAAAAATGGTAGAGCAGGCGCAGTCATTAGCCCATGTGGTTACTGCAAAAGATGTTGGTGCAAAGGCGTCTGACAAAATAGAGATCTGCCCGGCAAATATTGCGGTTTGCGTTCGTGTATTGCGTCAAGGATGGCGTCAGGGAACGGTTGCTGTGAAGAGCCGATCAGATTTGATCTCACGTTCTAATAAGAAGCCGTGGAAACAAAAAGGAACAGGTCGTGCTCGAGCAGGTTCGCCTCGTTCTCCACTTTGGCGTGGAGGCGGTGTAGCGCATGGACCACAAGAACGAGTGAAAACGCTTAAGGTTGGCAAAAAAATGCGCAACGGAGTTTTGAGCTCGGTCTTTTGGAATCAATTAGAGCATGGTAAGATAGTTCGTGTTGACGATTCGTCTTTGAGTGTTGGTACTCCAAAGACAGCTGCGGCAGCTCGTTTACTTAGGGATGCCGGGCTTCGCGACACAAAAGTTACCCTCTTTCTCAAGGCAAACGATTTCTTGAACCAAGCTTCGTTTGCAAACATTGCCAACGTGAACACATTGTTCTTTGATGAAGCGAATGTGTATGACTTGTTAGCTCGAGATACATGGGTTGTGTTAAAGAAAGATTTTCAAGCATTTAAGGAAATGGTTAAACCATGGCTCTCCAGTTAA
- the rplC gene encoding 50S ribosomal protein L3, giving the protein MITGLWGKKVGMTQVFSEKNEVVPVTVIDTGHWFVTAIKTQDKDGYSALQCGRVRKRYEGASFDQAWLKSMKKYFVHVREISLAQDAEGFTVGQACDLASALQEGGLVDVFGVSKGRGFQGVVKRHGYSGGPATHGSTFHRLPGSISFWRSEGRVPKGKTLPGHMGAVATAVRGLRLVQVRPEDNLVLVKGAVPGSSGSCVFVRKQMGEK; this is encoded by the coding sequence ATGATTACAGGTTTATGGGGCAAAAAAGTTGGAATGACACAGGTTTTCTCCGAGAAAAATGAGGTTGTTCCTGTAACTGTTATCGATACAGGCCATTGGTTTGTTACTGCAATTAAAACGCAGGACAAGGATGGGTATAGCGCTCTTCAATGTGGTCGAGTGCGTAAGCGTTACGAAGGCGCTTCGTTTGATCAAGCATGGTTGAAAAGCATGAAGAAGTATTTTGTGCATGTTAGAGAAATATCTCTTGCGCAAGATGCCGAAGGCTTCACGGTAGGCCAAGCATGTGATCTAGCTTCGGCTTTACAGGAAGGTGGATTAGTTGACGTCTTTGGTGTTTCCAAGGGTCGCGGGTTTCAGGGTGTTGTAAAGCGTCATGGCTACTCTGGTGGGCCCGCCACGCATGGATCGACTTTCCATCGACTCCCCGGTTCGATCAGTTTTTGGAGATCTGAAGGTCGGGTTCCGAAGGGAAAAACGCTTCCTGGTCATATGGGGGCGGTAGCAACAGCAGTCAGAGGACTGAGGCTTGTTCAGGTTCGTCCTGAAGACAACCTTGTATTGGTGAAGGGTGCAGTTCCTGGTTCATCAGGTTCTTGTGTCTTTGTGCGAAAGCAAATGGGTGAAAAATGA
- a CDS encoding 50S ribosomal protein L23 codes for MALQLSIYDIIQGPVISDKAYRLYQNLKKIVLKVHPQANKRQVIEALERLFNVKVKTVRIVIRKGKLKRPRMNRVFVQDPLEKRAIVTLADGYSLDLLTQGGTVAPETTSVEPVKEAQK; via the coding sequence ATGGCTCTCCAGTTAAGTATTTATGATATTATACAAGGTCCTGTCATCAGTGATAAGGCCTATCGCCTCTATCAAAATCTGAAGAAGATTGTCTTGAAGGTTCATCCTCAGGCTAATAAGCGCCAGGTTATTGAGGCTCTTGAACGCTTGTTCAATGTTAAAGTAAAGACAGTGCGTATTGTGATCCGCAAAGGAAAGTTAAAGCGTCCCCGTATGAATCGTGTGTTTGTGCAGGACCCTCTTGAAAAGAGAGCCATTGTTACCTTGGCTGATGGGTATTCGCTTGATCTTCTTACACAGGGTGGAACAGTTGCGCCCGAGACTACATCGGTAGAGCCGGTTAAAGAAGCGCAAAAGTAA
- the rpsJ gene encoding 30S ribosomal protein S10: MKKQRIRLTLKSYDHQLLDKAVKQIVLTVRRTGSQLMGPVPMPNRKRCFTVLRSPHIDKKSREQFELTTHRRILDIVSPTDQTMDALMKLSISSGVDVEIR, encoded by the coding sequence ATGAAGAAGCAACGTATTCGTTTAACATTAAAATCATACGATCATCAGCTGCTTGATAAGGCAGTGAAACAGATTGTATTAACGGTACGTCGGACAGGCTCCCAGTTGATGGGGCCTGTGCCGATGCCTAATAGAAAGCGCTGCTTTACGGTGCTTCGTTCGCCACACATTGATAAGAAGTCCCGTGAACAGTTTGAGTTGACTACGCATCGTCGCATTCTTGACATTGTGTCGCCAACCGATCAGACCATGGATGCTCTTATGAAGTTGAGTATTTCTTCTGGTGTTGATGTTGAGATTAGATAG